One genomic region from Rhizophagus irregularis chromosome 23, complete sequence encodes:
- a CDS encoding uncharacterized protein (SECRETED:cutsite_AHG-DY; SECRETED:prob_0.5627); SECRETED:SignalP(1-23) codes for MKSQYLLLLALLAIFVIQIQAHGDYDDYEQWKHDFPDTCEELFKTKNCNKCQSLMWSHFKNPGQCATAFNLGRDIFEAIKDSGETPKPYDLKFFKKGLKDYCHEGFHCSQQKVEKIYNNIQSVCKRELSVKFNWSNNPKDFEDKTAYAAYGTLLTYYTGIPARKALCKKNNDGDFCSIKIVEKLTKWVKEKTNADPKAIVTHDLKFVIKGNGKKIRIPRSFFCDPCFRKMAHIYVDYVKDHRLKKSVEKNIWGSYHHLEELYLPHCTYHRRGLGEILKERSVSQLTERSAIPALGILSHHMNKLHSLAI; via the exons ATGAAGTCTCAATATCTTCTTCTCTTAGCATTACTCGCGATTTTTGTAATCCAAATTCAAGCCCACGGAGattatgatgattatgaaCAATGGAAACATGATTTTCCTGATACTTGTGAAGAACTTTTCAAAactaaaaattgtaataaatgtcaATCGTTAATGTGGAGTCATTTCAAAAATCCTGGACAATGTGCCACTGCTTTCAACCTTGGCCGTGATATTTTTGAAGCTATCAAAGATTCCGGGGAAACACCAAAACCTTATGATCttaaattctttaagaaaGGGTTAAAAGATTATTGTCATGAAGGTTTCCATTGTAGTCAACAAAAAGTTGAGAAGATCTATAATAACATTCAAAGTGTCTGTAAACGTGAATTAAGTGTTAAGTTTAATTGGAGTAATAACCCTAAGGATTTTGAAGATAAAACCGCTTACGCTGCTTATGGAACTTTACTTACCTATTATACTGGAATTCCCGCCCGAAAAGCTCTTtgtaaaaagaataatgatggtg ATTTCTGCAGTATTAAAATCGTTGAAAAACTCACTAAATGGGTAAAAGAGAAAACAAACGCTGATCCAAAGGCTATTGTTACTCACGATCTTAAATTCGTTATCAAAGGAAATGGAAAGAAAATTCGTATACCAAGATCGTTCTTTTGCGATCCTTGCTTTAGAAAGATGGCCCATATCTATGTTGATTATGTCAAAGATCATAGATTGAAGAAATCTGTTGAGAAGAATATTTGGGGATCTTATCATCATTTGGAAGAGTTATATCTTCCACACTGCACTTATCATAGACGTGGTTTAGGTGAAATATTGAAAGAAAGAAGTGTTTCTCAACTAACTGAACGTAGCGCAATTCCCGCTCTTGGCATTTTAAGTCATCATATGAATAAATTACATTCTTTGgcaatttaa
- a CDS encoding Histone H2A → MSGLGIGKSVSAEGKKKYSRSAKAGLQFPVARIGRYLRDGNYAPRTGASAPVYLAAVIEYLVAEILELAGNAARDNKKARIVPRHLQLAIRNDEELDKLLGNVTIVQGGVLPNIHESLLPKKTTKSKGEKGTSQSAPQPVPEPEVIEEE, encoded by the exons atgaGCGGTCTAGGTATTGGCAAAAGTGTATCAGCAGAAGGAAAGAAGAAATATTCAAGATCTGCAAAA GCTGGTCTCCAATTTCCAGTCGCGCGTATTGGTCGTTATCTTCGAGATGGAAACTATGCACCACGTACTGGTGCTAGTGCACCCGTCTATCTTGCTGCAGTTATTGAATATTTGGTAGCTGAAATATTAGAACTTGCTGGTAATGCCGCTCGTGATAACAAGAAAGCAAGAATTGTTCCTCGCCATCTTCAATTGGCCATTCGTAACGATGAAGAATTGGACAAATTACTTGGAAACGTCACTATTGTTCAAGGAGGTGTCTTACCTAACATTCATGAAAGCTTGTTACCAAAGAAAACCACGAAAAGTAAAG gtgAAAAAGGTACTTCTCAGTCAGCTCCTCAGCCGGTCCCTGAGCCAGAAGTAATTGAggaagaataa